One part of the Neisseria zalophi genome encodes these proteins:
- a CDS encoding excalibur calcium-binding domain-containing protein, with protein sequence MRWDYELGFGFIKEEQSKAEIFAHIGEFETENPPPRDGETVSFDIVSNQRGVEEAKNIQYSNRTRKPAAQDIDFDDDTPKNLPGWLRGMVAAIVGIPLLGAAAYYGLDYWDSYRATHAGNEVVVDEVAEKMMAERAAWKQAVESTGKRQAAGQFHCDGRQYCSQMKSFAEAKFFLAYCPNVKMDGDKDGIPCEDQFEDDVRREHPELFSGNDKGEKDGLFGWLKSEDGEHGSRPKRSKRR encoded by the coding sequence ATGCGCTGGGACTACGAGCTTGGCTTCGGATTTATTAAAGAAGAGCAAAGCAAAGCGGAAATTTTCGCCCATATCGGCGAGTTTGAAACTGAAAATCCACCGCCACGCGATGGGGAAACGGTATCGTTTGATATTGTCAGCAATCAGCGCGGTGTGGAGGAAGCAAAAAATATCCAATACAGTAACCGAACCCGTAAGCCGGCTGCCCAAGACATTGATTTTGATGATGATACACCGAAAAATTTACCGGGCTGGCTGCGCGGCATGGTTGCGGCTATTGTCGGTATCCCTCTATTGGGTGCGGCCGCTTATTATGGGCTTGACTACTGGGATAGCTATCGGGCGACACATGCCGGCAATGAAGTAGTGGTTGATGAAGTGGCCGAAAAAATGATGGCTGAACGTGCTGCATGGAAGCAAGCTGTCGAATCTACCGGTAAAAGACAAGCAGCAGGCCAGTTTCACTGTGACGGCAGGCAGTATTGCTCGCAAATGAAATCTTTTGCAGAAGCTAAGTTTTTTCTGGCTTACTGCCCTAATGTGAAGATGGATGGTGACAAAGACGGTATCCCGTGCGAAGACCAGTTTGAAGATGATGTTCGGCGTGAGCATCCCGAATTATTCAGCGGTAATGATAAAGGAGAGAAAGACGGGCTATTTGGTTGGCTTAAAAGTGAGGATGGAGAACATGGTAGCAGGCCGAAAAGAAGCAAACGCCGTTAA
- the pheA gene encoding prephenate dehydratase, which produces MSADDKLLPHRNAIDEIDATILSLLNKRAGHARAIGELKGTGTVYRPEREAAVLRRIQDLNPGPLPNEAVARLFREIMSECLAVERPLTISYLGPEGTFTQQAAIKHFGHAATTQACATIDEGFRLVEARQADYVVTPVENSTEGSVGRTLDLLSVTPLYACGEVVLRIHHHLLSKNHTDTRNITKVYAHAQALAQCHEWLNRNLPGAMRISVSSNAEAARLAAESDDSTVAAIAGQIAAEIYQLAKIADSIEDEPNNTTRFLVLGHQATTPTDHDKTSLVVSTPNKAGAVSMLLKPFTEKGISMTKFESRPSRSGLWDYLFFIDIEGHKDEPRIQEALAELAERASFVKVIGSYPTAVL; this is translated from the coding sequence ATGTCTGCCGATGATAAATTACTGCCACACCGCAATGCCATTGATGAAATCGATGCCACCATTCTCAGCCTGTTAAACAAACGTGCCGGCCATGCCCGCGCCATCGGCGAATTAAAAGGCACCGGCACGGTTTACCGTCCCGAACGAGAAGCAGCAGTGTTGCGCCGTATTCAAGATTTAAACCCCGGCCCGCTGCCAAATGAAGCCGTTGCCCGCCTGTTTCGTGAAATCATGAGCGAATGCTTGGCAGTAGAGCGGCCGCTCACCATCAGCTATTTAGGCCCAGAAGGTACGTTTACCCAACAAGCCGCCATCAAACATTTCGGCCATGCCGCCACAACACAAGCCTGCGCCACCATTGACGAGGGTTTCCGCTTGGTAGAAGCACGCCAAGCCGATTATGTGGTGACACCGGTTGAAAACTCCACTGAAGGCAGCGTCGGTCGTACCCTTGATCTGCTTTCCGTCACCCCGCTTTATGCCTGCGGCGAAGTAGTTTTGCGTATCCATCATCATTTATTGAGCAAAAACCATACCGACACCCGCAATATCACCAAAGTATATGCCCACGCGCAAGCATTGGCACAATGCCATGAATGGTTGAACCGCAACCTGCCCGGCGCCATGCGGATTTCCGTATCCAGCAATGCCGAAGCTGCCCGCTTAGCCGCAGAATCCGACGATTCTACCGTTGCTGCGATTGCCGGACAAATTGCCGCTGAAATCTACCAGCTCGCCAAAATTGCCGACAGCATTGAAGACGAACCCAACAATACCACCCGCTTTTTAGTGCTCGGCCATCAAGCTACCACCCCGACCGACCACGATAAAACATCGCTGGTGGTTTCCACCCCCAACAAAGCCGGTGCGGTCAGTATGCTGCTGAAACCGTTTACCGAAAAAGGCATTTCGATGACCAAATTTGAAAGCCGCCCCAGCCGTTCGGGTTTATGGGATTATCTGTTTTTTATCGATATCGAAGGGCATAAAGACGAACCGAGAATACAGGAAGCCTTAGCCGAATTGGCCGAGCGTGCTTCTTTTGTGAAAGTAATCGGTTCCTACCCCACTGCCGTGCTCTAA
- a CDS encoding ArnT family glycosyltransferase, giving the protein MLTYTPTPPRSSPSFRERPWLLLLLAVAWLLPGIFSRDLWHPAEPAVFTAIEEFFAGGNMWLPTVLQQPYFEASPVYIWVAALFQKLLYPWAADAYAATRFASLLFTVIGLMCCGNAGFRLLGQHQGRSVALILIGCTGLLTMTHFLTGYSVVFAALGMCLYGFSLAPTRVIMASLLLGGGWALLSVSVGFLVPSTLMLTALVLPLSSHWRFKRYYLTLIGAFVFAWPLMSVYPFALLKSNTAAFSLWWNDFMFGPFGGMNNFQTAFSLPYYLKNILWFAFPAWPLAIWTLTRSKLAQHGWGVLASAWLLVIGFLLAINPHQYQEHLVWLLPPLALLGAAQLDGLRRGAAAFINWFGMMTFGLLAIFLWIGFFAMNYGWPEKLAERSHYFSPYYTPEINTIPLVVALLFTPIWLWAITRKHIRGRQAVTNWAAGVTLVWALMMTLFLPWLDAAKSHAPVVRQMEAALSPELKTALSNKLACIGVDRNARTARIAWAQYGTINLATDADECRYRLVQQPKGSAVPQEWDLIWEGARPRNKTEGFALLARHKPKDDIKPIE; this is encoded by the coding sequence ATGCTGACTTATACGCCGACCCCGCCCCGTTCCTCACCGTCTTTCCGCGAAAGACCATGGCTGCTTTTATTGCTGGCTGTGGCTTGGTTGTTGCCGGGTATTTTTTCTCGTGATTTATGGCATCCGGCGGAACCGGCTGTTTTTACGGCAATTGAGGAATTTTTTGCAGGCGGCAATATGTGGTTGCCGACCGTATTGCAACAGCCTTATTTTGAGGCCTCTCCGGTTTATATTTGGGTGGCTGCGCTGTTTCAGAAACTACTTTATCCTTGGGCGGCCGATGCTTATGCCGCTACCCGCTTTGCCAGTTTGCTGTTTACCGTTATCGGTTTGATGTGTTGCGGAAATGCCGGGTTTCGTTTGTTGGGGCAGCATCAGGGGCGTAGTGTTGCGTTGATTCTGATTGGCTGTACCGGTTTGCTGACGATGACGCATTTTCTTACCGGCTATTCGGTTGTTTTTGCTGCGCTGGGTATGTGTCTTTACGGGTTTTCACTTGCACCGACCCGTGTGATTATGGCGTCGCTATTGCTTGGCGGCGGTTGGGCGTTATTGTCGGTGTCGGTTGGCTTCTTGGTGCCATCGACACTCATGTTGACAGCGTTGGTGTTGCCGCTCAGTTCGCACTGGCGCTTCAAACGTTATTATCTGACTTTAATCGGTGCGTTTGTATTTGCTTGGCCGCTGATGTCTGTTTATCCGTTTGCCTTATTGAAAAGCAATACGGCGGCTTTTTCTCTCTGGTGGAATGATTTTATGTTTGGCCCGTTTGGTGGCATGAATAATTTTCAGACGGCCTTTTCTCTGCCTTATTATTTGAAAAATATATTATGGTTTGCCTTCCCCGCTTGGCCGTTGGCAATATGGACGCTCACCCGTAGCAAGTTGGCGCAACATGGTTGGGGGGTGTTGGCTTCGGCATGGCTGTTGGTTATCGGCTTTTTGCTGGCGATCAATCCGCACCAGTATCAGGAGCATCTGGTTTGGCTGCTGCCGCCACTGGCATTGTTGGGCGCTGCACAGCTTGACGGATTGCGCCGTGGTGCCGCTGCTTTTATTAACTGGTTCGGCATGATGACTTTCGGCCTGTTGGCTATTTTCTTATGGATTGGTTTTTTTGCGATGAATTACGGTTGGCCGGAAAAACTGGCTGAACGTTCGCATTATTTCAGCCCTTATTACACACCTGAAATTAATACCATACCGCTGGTGGTCGCACTTTTGTTTACGCCTATCTGGTTGTGGGCGATTACCCGTAAGCATATTCGCGGCAGGCAGGCGGTGACCAACTGGGCGGCAGGGGTAACATTAGTGTGGGCATTGATGATGACTTTGTTTCTGCCGTGGCTGGATGCTGCCAAGAGCCATGCGCCTGTGGTTCGGCAGATGGAGGCGGCGCTAAGCCCCGAGTTAAAAACAGCCTTATCGAATAAATTGGCCTGTATCGGTGTTGACCGCAATGCGAGAACCGCCCGCATTGCTTGGGCGCAATACGGTACGATAAATTTGGCAACGGATGCGGATGAGTGCCGGTACCGTTTAGTGCAACAGCCTAAAGGCAGTGCTGTGCCGCAAGAGTGGGATTTGATCTGGGAAGGTGCACGCCCTCGAAATAAAACAGAAGGTTTTGCTTTACTGGCCAGACATAAACCGAAAGACGATATAAAGCCAATAGAATAA
- a CDS encoding NCS2 family permease, with translation MNTSQNGLLERLFKLNEHGTNVRTELLAGFTTFLTMCYIVIINPSILSITGMDFGAVFVATCISAAIGCFIMGALANYPIALAPGMGLNVYFTFSVVSGMKVPWQVALAAVFVSGIIFLLFSFFKIREMLVNALPMSLKMAIAAGIGLFLALIALKNAGLIVGSPDTLVKMGEFFVIEEGVKLPNWPVLLALLGFFLIVVLDYFRIRGAIIISIFAVTLLAIVMGLTEFQGVIDPIPSVAPTFMQMDFNGLFNGSMIAVIFVFFLVDLFDSTGTLVGVSHRAGLLVDGKLPRLKKALFADSTAIVAGAVLGTSSTTPYIESASGVSAGGRTGLTAVTVGILMLACLWFSPLAKTVPAFATAPALLYIGVQMLRSVIEIDWKDITEAAPAFLTIVFMPFTYSIADGIAMGFISYAVIKLLCGRTKDVPPMVWIVAIAWISKFWFLGA, from the coding sequence ATGAATACTTCACAAAACGGTTTATTGGAACGCTTGTTTAAGCTCAACGAACACGGCACCAATGTACGTACCGAGCTTCTGGCCGGATTTACCACGTTTTTAACCATGTGTTATATCGTGATTATCAATCCGAGTATTTTATCAATCACGGGTATGGATTTCGGCGCAGTATTTGTCGCTACTTGTATTTCCGCTGCCATCGGCTGTTTTATTATGGGAGCTTTAGCCAATTATCCGATTGCGTTGGCGCCCGGTATGGGATTGAATGTTTATTTCACTTTTTCTGTGGTGAGCGGCATGAAAGTGCCTTGGCAGGTGGCCTTGGCTGCTGTGTTTGTATCGGGCATTATTTTCCTGTTGTTTAGCTTTTTCAAAATTCGTGAAATGTTGGTTAACGCGCTGCCCATGAGTTTGAAAATGGCGATTGCGGCGGGTATTGGTTTGTTTTTGGCGCTGATTGCCTTAAAAAATGCCGGCCTGATTGTCGGCAGCCCGGATACCCTGGTGAAGATGGGCGAGTTTTTTGTGATAGAAGAGGGCGTTAAGCTGCCTAACTGGCCGGTGTTGTTGGCTTTGTTGGGGTTCTTTTTGATTGTGGTATTGGATTATTTCCGCATACGCGGTGCCATTATTATCAGTATTTTTGCAGTGACTCTGCTTGCTATTGTGATGGGTTTGACCGAATTTCAAGGCGTTATCGATCCGATTCCGAGTGTGGCACCGACATTTATGCAGATGGATTTTAACGGCCTATTTAACGGCAGCATGATTGCGGTGATTTTTGTTTTCTTCTTGGTGGATTTGTTTGACAGTACCGGCACGTTGGTCGGCGTATCGCATCGTGCGGGTTTATTGGTAGACGGTAAGCTGCCACGCCTGAAAAAAGCCTTGTTTGCTGATTCGACCGCGATTGTGGCAGGTGCCGTTTTGGGTACTTCTTCAACCACACCTTATATCGAAAGTGCTTCCGGTGTATCGGCAGGTGGGCGTACCGGATTAACGGCGGTGACTGTGGGCATATTGATGCTGGCGTGTTTGTGGTTTTCGCCTTTGGCTAAAACCGTACCCGCTTTTGCGACTGCACCGGCCTTGTTGTATATCGGTGTTCAGATGTTGCGCAGTGTGATTGAAATCGACTGGAAAGACATCACCGAAGCCGCCCCCGCTTTCCTGACTATTGTGTTTATGCCGTTTACTTATTCGATTGCCGACGGTATCGCTATGGGCTTTATCAGCTATGCGGTCATCAAACTGCTGTGCGGCCGCACCAAGGATGTGCCGCCGATGGTATGGATTGTGGCGATTGCATGGATAAGCAAATTCTGGTTCTTAGGGGCTTGA
- a CDS encoding YihY family inner membrane protein, with product MRDSRLVGFLLFVLKRFNEIRVPQVAASLTFTTLLALVPVLTVTLAVVSAFPMFDGLSASFIQFVNKTIVPQGADTVFEYIGEFKDKASQLTAIGVIMLGVTSLMLIQTIDQTFNRIWRMNSQRPMLMQFLVYWALLTLGPLALAIGASLWSSMLKYNLFGAEYSFLSSIVRLVMSLLFSTILLWLLYRLIPKRFVPAKHALIGAAITAVLLEAARYGFAWYISTFQGYALIYGAFAAVPLFLLWLNLLWMLVLSGAVLTSSLSYWQGEAFRRNLDARGRFDDVLKILLMLHEAQVEGKALKVQDIRPTINMGYDELGELLEKLARHGYVYQGKQGWVLKTNAESIELADLFKLFVYKPNAMNKDHVNVVVGNIMQPCLETLGMSLAEFDIKTQKLPDSVR from the coding sequence ATGCGTGATTCCCGTTTGGTCGGGTTTCTGTTGTTTGTATTGAAACGTTTTAACGAAATACGGGTACCTCAGGTAGCCGCCAGCCTCACTTTTACCACATTGTTGGCACTGGTACCGGTATTAACGGTAACCTTGGCGGTGGTGTCGGCCTTTCCAATGTTCGACGGTCTTTCTGCTTCTTTTATTCAATTTGTGAATAAAACCATTGTACCGCAAGGAGCGGATACGGTTTTTGAATATATCGGCGAATTCAAAGACAAAGCCAGTCAGCTAACGGCCATCGGTGTGATTATGCTGGGTGTGACTTCGCTAATGCTGATTCAAACTATCGACCAAACCTTCAACCGTATTTGGCGTATGAATTCGCAACGGCCTATGCTGATGCAGTTTTTAGTGTATTGGGCTTTGTTAACCTTAGGGCCGTTGGCATTAGCCATTGGGGCATCATTGTGGTCTTCCATGCTGAAATATAATCTTTTCGGTGCCGAATATTCTTTCTTGTCTTCTATTGTGCGGTTGGTGATGTCACTGTTATTCAGCACGATTCTATTGTGGCTACTATACCGTTTGATTCCCAAGCGCTTTGTTCCTGCGAAGCATGCTTTGATTGGTGCAGCGATTACCGCAGTATTACTCGAAGCTGCCCGCTACGGCTTTGCTTGGTATATCAGCACATTCCAAGGCTATGCGCTAATCTACGGTGCTTTTGCGGCCGTGCCTTTATTCCTATTGTGGTTAAACCTGCTATGGATGCTGGTGCTTTCAGGCGCGGTATTAACGTCTTCGCTGTCATACTGGCAGGGTGAAGCGTTCCGCCGCAATCTGGATGCCCGCGGGCGTTTTGACGATGTATTAAAAATCTTACTGATGCTCCACGAAGCCCAAGTAGAAGGCAAGGCATTAAAAGTACAAGATATCCGCCCAACTATTAATATGGGCTACGACGAATTGGGCGAACTATTGGAAAAACTGGCGCGGCACGGCTATGTTTATCAAGGCAAACAGGGCTGGGTTTTAAAAACCAATGCCGAATCTATCGAGCTGGCCGATTTATTTAAATTATTTGTTTATAAACCCAATGCCATGAATAAAGATCATGTGAATGTGGTGGTGGGCAATATTATGCAACCTTGTTTGGAAACCCTTGGCATGAGCTTGGCTGAGTTTGATATCAAAACACAAAAACTGCCCGATTCGGTTCGGTAA
- the argS gene encoding arginine--tRNA ligase, with protein sequence MNLQQIITAEAEKAFIHAGIGGEAVILQPAKNADFGDFQINGVMGAAKKAKQNPRELAQKVAAALTDNSVIERAEVAGPGFINLRLRAAFLSDGLQKALADKQRMGIAETADKKTVVIDYSSPNLAKEMHVGHLRSSIIGDSIARILGFLGHKVIRQNHVGDWGTQFGMLVAYMVEQQKADAGFELSDLEQFYRNAKIRFDEDAAFADTARDYVVKLQSGDEAVLALWKQFVEISLQHAQNVYDTLGLLLKPEDVAGESTYNHDLQAVVDDLSAKGLAVDDQGAKVVFLDEFKNQDGEASAYIVQKKGGGFLYASTDLACIRYRVGRLKADRLLYVVDTRQKLHFEQLFTLSRKAGYLPENVEAEFIGFGTMMGKDGKPFKTRSGDTVKLVDLLDEAVERATELVRQKNPELSGEDAAEIGRAVGIGAVKYADLSKNRTSDYVFDWDNMLSFEGNTAPYLQYAYTRVQSVFRKVGDWDTAADPVLTEPLEKQLAVELLKFEDVLQTAADSSYPHYLAAYLYQVATLFSRFYEACPILKAEGEARNTRLQLALLTGRILQQGLALLGIRSLEVM encoded by the coding sequence ATGAATTTACAGCAGATCATTACAGCAGAAGCGGAAAAAGCCTTTATTCATGCAGGTATCGGTGGTGAGGCAGTGATTCTACAACCCGCTAAAAATGCCGATTTCGGTGATTTTCAAATCAACGGCGTGATGGGTGCTGCTAAAAAAGCCAAGCAGAACCCGCGCGAGTTGGCACAAAAAGTTGCCGCAGCGTTGACAGATAACAGTGTGATTGAAAGAGCCGAAGTGGCCGGGCCCGGTTTTATCAATCTGCGTTTACGCGCCGCTTTTCTTTCAGACGGCCTTCAAAAGGCTCTAGCCGATAAGCAACGCATGGGCATTGCTGAAACGGCCGATAAAAAAACCGTTGTGATTGATTATTCGTCACCCAATTTGGCCAAAGAAATGCATGTCGGCCATTTGCGTTCCAGCATTATCGGCGACAGTATCGCCCGCATTCTCGGCTTCTTGGGCCATAAGGTGATCCGCCAAAATCATGTCGGCGATTGGGGCACGCAGTTCGGTATGTTGGTGGCCTATATGGTGGAACAGCAAAAAGCCGATGCCGGTTTTGAATTGTCGGATTTGGAACAGTTTTACCGCAATGCCAAAATCCGTTTTGATGAAGATGCAGCGTTTGCCGATACCGCCCGTGATTATGTGGTGAAGCTTCAAAGCGGTGATGAGGCCGTGTTGGCATTGTGGAAGCAGTTTGTCGAAATCTCATTGCAACACGCGCAAAATGTTTACGATACTTTGGGCTTGTTGTTAAAGCCTGAAGATGTGGCCGGTGAATCTACCTACAATCACGATTTGCAAGCCGTAGTAGATGATTTGTCTGCCAAAGGCTTGGCGGTGGACGACCAAGGCGCGAAAGTGGTGTTTTTAGATGAATTTAAAAACCAAGACGGCGAAGCGTCTGCCTATATCGTACAAAAAAAAGGCGGTGGTTTCCTTTATGCCAGTACCGACTTGGCTTGTATCCGCTATCGCGTAGGCCGTCTGAAAGCCGATCGGTTGTTGTATGTGGTCGATACCCGTCAAAAACTTCACTTCGAACAGTTGTTTACCTTATCGCGCAAAGCAGGTTATTTGCCTGAGAATGTAGAAGCCGAGTTTATCGGTTTCGGCACCATGATGGGCAAAGATGGCAAACCGTTTAAAACTCGTAGCGGCGATACGGTAAAACTGGTGGATTTATTAGATGAAGCGGTAGAACGCGCTACTGAATTGGTGCGGCAGAAAAATCCTGAATTAAGCGGCGAGGATGCTGCTGAAATCGGACGGGCTGTCGGTATCGGTGCGGTTAAATATGCCGATTTGAGTAAAAACCGTACTAGCGATTATGTGTTTGATTGGGACAATATGCTCAGTTTCGAAGGCAATACCGCCCCTTATCTGCAATATGCTTATACCCGCGTTCAAAGCGTGTTCCGCAAGGTGGGGGATTGGGATACTGCTGCCGATCCGGTGTTGACGGAGCCGTTGGAAAAACAATTGGCGGTTGAATTATTGAAGTTTGAGGATGTGTTGCAAACCGCTGCCGATTCTTCTTATCCGCATTATTTGGCGGCTTATCTCTATCAGGTGGCGACACTCTTCAGCCGTTTTTATGAAGCTTGCCCGATATTAAAAGCAGAGGGTGAGGCACGAAATACCCGCTTGCAATTGGCGTTGTTAACAGGGCGTATTTTGCAGCAGGGATTGGCGCTTCTGGGAATTCGTAGTTTAGAAGTGATGTAA
- a CDS encoding universal stress protein, which yields MYQRIMVPVDDSKASLYALKEACKLAKQLDATVLAVHVVDIAQFEFSTVSITDTVALRKAVEKAGIEILERTEQEIRQAGVKSENLIMESAGDKIADVLVSQAGSEHCDLIVMGTHGFTGLKHLLMGSVAEGVVRQSNIPVLLVRRQD from the coding sequence ATGTATCAGCGAATTATGGTTCCCGTCGATGACAGTAAAGCTTCTCTTTATGCATTAAAAGAAGCCTGTAAACTGGCCAAACAGCTCGATGCAACTGTTTTGGCAGTGCATGTGGTTGATATTGCGCAATTTGAATTCAGCACCGTCAGCATAACCGATACGGTTGCTTTAAGAAAAGCCGTTGAAAAAGCCGGTATTGAAATCTTGGAGCGTACGGAGCAAGAAATACGACAAGCCGGCGTAAAAAGTGAAAACCTTATTATGGAAAGTGCCGGCGATAAAATTGCCGATGTATTGGTTAGCCAAGCCGGCTCCGAGCATTGTGATCTGATTGTTATGGGCACACACGGTTTCACCGGTTTGAAACATTTACTGATGGGCTCCGTAGCAGAAGGTGTTGTCCGCCAATCTAATATTCCGGTATTGTTGGTTCGACGCCAAGACTAA
- a CDS encoding extracellular solute-binding protein — MKLSTALFLLFTTISTSAYAAHGLALGQQVLHPAGFQSFNYVNPNAPKGGTFTLPLPGGFDTLNPFTLKGDHEAGVGTLTLDTLTAKGQDEPFAMYGLIAEDMELAPDGLAVTFKINPKARFQNGDPVLAEDVAASFNTLTQDKAASPQYRFYWADVDRVETPSKRTVVFRFKKPNAELHMILGQLPVFSHKSYPKGLAAGANAIPIGSGPYRLSKAENGRLSEFQRDKNYWAQNLPTRKGMYNFDTVRFKYYKDDTVRIEGLKGGNYDFMQENTARHWARSYTDKILAKNNLSKHDWTQQSTAGMQGFVMNLRRKPFDDIRIRQALMLSFDFESLNNRLFYGLYTRSNSFFTNSEMAATGKPEGRELAILNTARSNLPAAVFTKNVPEPPKTDAVLGIRPNLLKARALLEQAGYRYQNGVLVDKQGTPLAIEYLTYSKTFERVVAKWQRDLAKIGIRLNIRLADPAIYQQRLNRFDFDITTVVYGNSESPGNEQFSYFSCDAAKTNGSQNWAGVCDPAVETLLKRFENFRSRDELVAVARALDRTLRHQYIIIPNWYTNRYRVVYRDTLGIPAKQPKYYSATDWILSTAWQK; from the coding sequence ATGAAACTTTCCACCGCCCTATTCTTACTGTTTACCACCATTTCCACATCCGCCTATGCCGCCCACGGCTTGGCATTAGGGCAACAAGTGCTTCATCCGGCCGGCTTCCAATCGTTTAATTACGTTAACCCCAACGCCCCCAAAGGCGGCACGTTTACCCTACCGCTTCCGGGCGGCTTCGACACCCTCAACCCATTTACGCTAAAAGGCGACCATGAAGCAGGTGTCGGCACGTTAACCCTCGACACCCTAACCGCCAAAGGACAGGACGAACCGTTTGCCATGTACGGCCTGATTGCCGAAGATATGGAACTGGCGCCCGACGGCCTTGCGGTCACCTTCAAAATCAATCCCAAAGCCCGCTTTCAAAACGGCGACCCTGTTTTGGCCGAAGATGTAGCCGCCTCGTTCAACACCCTCACCCAAGACAAAGCCGCCTCACCGCAATACCGATTTTATTGGGCCGATGTTGATCGGGTGGAAACACCCAGTAAGCGCACCGTTGTGTTTCGCTTTAAAAAACCGAATGCCGAACTGCACATGATTTTGGGGCAACTGCCCGTATTCTCACACAAAAGCTACCCCAAAGGCTTGGCCGCCGGCGCCAATGCCATACCCATCGGTTCCGGCCCATACCGTTTAAGCAAAGCCGAAAACGGGCGCTTAAGCGAATTTCAACGCGATAAAAACTACTGGGCGCAAAACCTGCCGACCCGCAAAGGCATGTATAACTTCGATACCGTTCGTTTCAAATACTATAAAGACGACACCGTACGCATCGAAGGCTTAAAAGGCGGCAATTATGATTTTATGCAGGAAAACACCGCCCGCCACTGGGCCCGCTCTTATACCGATAAAATATTGGCCAAAAACAACTTAAGCAAACACGATTGGACACAACAAAGCACGGCCGGTATGCAGGGGTTTGTGATGAATCTGCGCCGCAAACCGTTTGACGATATCCGGATAAGGCAGGCACTGATGCTCAGCTTCGATTTCGAAAGCCTCAACAACCGCCTGTTTTACGGCCTCTATACCCGCAGCAATAGTTTTTTTACCAACAGCGAAATGGCGGCTACCGGCAAACCCGAAGGCCGGGAATTGGCCATACTAAATACCGCACGCAGCAACCTGCCCGCAGCCGTATTCACTAAAAACGTACCCGAGCCACCGAAAACCGATGCCGTACTCGGCATCCGCCCCAACCTGCTCAAAGCCCGCGCCCTGCTGGAGCAAGCCGGCTACCGTTATCAAAACGGCGTATTGGTCGATAAACAAGGCACCCCATTGGCAATCGAATACCTGACATACAGCAAAACCTTTGAACGGGTTGTGGCCAAATGGCAGCGCGACTTGGCCAAAATCGGCATCCGCCTGAATATACGCCTTGCCGATCCGGCCATCTATCAACAACGGCTCAATCGTTTCGATTTCGATATCACTACCGTGGTCTATGGCAACAGCGAAAGCCCCGGCAACGAGCAATTCAGTTATTTCAGTTGTGATGCCGCCAAAACCAACGGCAGCCAAAATTGGGCGGGCGTATGCGATCCTGCCGTCGAAACCTTATTGAAACGCTTTGAAAACTTCCGTAGCCGTGACGAATTGGTTGCCGTAGCACGCGCCCTCGACCGCACACTGCGCCATCAATACATTATCATTCCCAACTGGTATACCAACCGCTACCGTGTGGTTTATCGCGACACGCTCGGCATTCCCGCCAAGCAACCGAAATATTACAGTGCAACCGACTGGATCTTGAGCACCGCATGGCAGAAATAA
- a CDS encoding DoxX family protein, which produces MFNPNVLVKNIVTNPTMHALISLIARAFLVYLFLVSGWGKIDKFDGVVAHMEGMGVPGALLPLTILLEVGGGIAILFGFQTRILALLLAAFTLISALIFHAAPEDAVQMMKNFGITGGFLLLMLTGAGAWSIDHLIEKK; this is translated from the coding sequence ATGTTCAATCCGAATGTTTTAGTCAAAAATATCGTCACCAACCCAACAATGCATGCTTTGATTTCCTTAATCGCACGTGCATTTTTAGTTTATCTTTTTCTTGTTTCAGGTTGGGGGAAAATTGACAAATTTGACGGTGTAGTTGCCCACATGGAAGGCATGGGGGTTCCAGGAGCATTATTGCCATTAACCATTCTACTTGAAGTAGGTGGCGGCATTGCTATCCTGTTTGGTTTCCAAACGCGTATCCTTGCTTTATTATTGGCTGCCTTCACATTAATTTCCGCCCTTATCTTCCACGCTGCGCCGGAAGATGCAGTACAGATGATGAAAAACTTCGGTATTACCGGTGGTTTCCTCTTACTCATGTTGACCGGTGCCGGGGCATGGAGTATAGATCATCTGATTGAGAAAAAATAA